The DNA region GCGCACGAAGATGCGCGACTGCACATCGACCACCGCGTCCTTGCCGCCCGGGGTCACGATGAACTGGTAGGCGCCGGTGGCGCGCGGCGAGTCGAGCAGCGCATAGATCACGACCTGCTTGTCGTTGGCGGCGGGGCGCTGGATCCAGAACTCGCGGAAGTTGGGAAACTCCTCGCCGCCCGGTGGCGCCGTGTCGATGGCCAGCCCGCGGCTGGACAGCCCATAGACCTGGCCCTTGCCGATCACGCGGAAGTAGCTGGCGCCCAGGAAGCTCACGATCTCATCGAGCTTGTCCGGCTGGTTGATGGGATAGAGCACCCGAAAGCCGGCGTAGCCGAGCTGGCTGGTGGCGCCCTTGTCGAAGTTGAGGTTGCCGAAGTCGAAGCGCTCCGGGTCGTACTTGATCTCTTGTACTCCCTGGTCGGTGATCTCGTTGATACGCACCGGGGCATTGAAGTGCATGCCCTGGTGGTAGAAGTTCAGCCGGAAGGGCGTGGGCTGGTCGCGCCACTCGAAGCGGTCAGTCCGGGGCTGCATCTTCTGGTAATCGGCGAACTGCATGCCGCTGAACACGGGCGGCAGGTTGCTGACCGGGGCCGCATAGGGCTTGTCCACCAGGGCGCGCGCCTGCTGGGTCACGTCGTCGAGCGAGAACGCGCTGGCTCCGGCCGACCAGAGCATGGACGCGGTGCAGGCCAGGGTCAGAAAGGTGGAGCGAACGCGCGGGGCGGAGCGGACGGACATCGGCATGATGGTCGGTGGAAGAGAGGATGAGGCAAGGCAAGCAAGCCGGGTGCCTGCGGCGGCGGCCCCGCGATGTGGCTGGAGGGTGGGGCGGGAAAAAAGAGCCGGGAGAGCCGGTGGCGCCTGTAGCCCAGGGGCAGGCGACGCAGTCACCGTGGAGGGCGAACCCCGCAGAGAGCGGGGCGGTTGTGCGCGATGGGGCTGGGCAAGATGCATTCCGAAACGAAGCGCACCCCTCAGGTGCGGCGAACGAACATGGGCTTAGCTTAGCATCCGTGCCTTGGCGATCCCGTCTGAGATGCAGGGGATTCGTGCAGAAATCGGCGCACGTTGCAGTCCATTTATGAAAGTTACGGAATGAAGAAATCGTGGGTGTTCGTCCTGGTGGCCGGCTGGGGCGCTTTGGCGGCCTCTGCCCAGCAGGCTCCGGCAACGAATCTGTTGAGCGACAAGAAGGCTTTCGTGGCGGACCTGGTAGGCCGCATGACCTTGCAGGAAAAAATCGGCCAGTTGCGCCTGATCAGCATCGGCCCCGAGATGCCGATCGCCCAGTTGGCGGATGAGATCACGGCCGGCCGCGTGGGCGGCACCTTCAATTCGGTGAACCGTCCGGACAACCGCCGGCTGCAGGACGCGGCCATGAAGGGGCGTTTGAAGATTCCCATGTTCTTCGCCTACGACGTCATCCATGGCCACCGCACGACCTTCCCCATCGGGCTGGGCCTGGCGTCGAGCTGGGACATGGCCGCGGTCGAAACCATGGCCCGCACCGCCGCGCGTGAGGCGGCGGCCGACTCCATCGATATGACCTTCGCCCCCATGGTGGACATTGCGCGCGACCCGCGCTGGGGTCGTACCTCGGAAGGATTCGGCGAAGACCCGCACCTGGTGTCCCAGATCGCCAGGGCCACCGTAAAGGGCTTCCAGGGCACGCTGCCGGTGCCGGCCGACCGCATCATGGCCAGCGTGAAGCACTTCGCCATGTACGGTGCCGTGGAAGGCGGGCGCGACTACAACACCGTGGACATGAGCCCGATGCGCATGTACCAGGACTACCTGCCGCCCTACAAGGCCGCGATCGACGCCGGCGCGGGCGGCGTGATGGTGGCGCTGAACTCCATCAACGGCGTGCCGGCCACGTCCAACACCTGGCTGATGCAGGACCTGCTGCGCAAGGACTGGGGCTTCAAGGGCGTGACGGTGAGCGACCACGGCGCCATCGTCGAACTCACGCGCCACGGCGTGGCCCATGACGAGCGCGAGGCCGCCAAGCTGGCCATCCAGACCGGCATCGACATGAGCATGGCTGACTCGGTCTACCTGAAGGAGCTGCCTGGCCTGGTGCAGTCCGGCGAGGTGCGCATGCAGGAGATCGACAACGCCGTGACCGAAGTGCTGGGCGCCAAGTACGACATGGGGCTGTTCCACAACCCTTATCTCCGCATCGGCGAGGCCAAGGACGATCCGGTGGACCTCAAGGCCGACAGCCGCCTCGACCGCCCCGCAGCGCGCGACGTGGCGCGCAAGTCCATCGTGCTGCTGGAGAACCGCAACCGCACGCTGCCGCTGGCCAAGAACGCCTCCATCGCGCTGGTCGGACCGCTGGCCGATGCGCCCATCGACATGCTGGGCAGCTGGTCCGCGGCCGGCTACGACAAGCTGGCCGTGACCCTGCGGACCGGGCTGAACGCGGCCGTCGGCCAGAGCGGCGGGCGCGTGGCCTATGCCCGCGGGGCCAACATCACCAACGACGAGAAGATCGTCGAGTACCTGAACTTCCTAAACTGGGATGCGCCCGAGGTCACGCAGGACAAGCGCACGCCGGCCGAGATGATCCAGGAAGCCGTCAAGGTGGCGCAGCGGTCCGACGTGATCGTGGCCGCCGTGGGCGAGGCGCGCGGCATGTCGCACGAGTCGTCGAGCCGCACCAGCCTGGACCTGCCGCAGAGCCAGCGCGACCTGATCGCCGCGCTCAAGGCCACGGGCAAGCCGCTGGTGCTGGTGCTGATGAACGGCCGCCCGCTGGCGCTGCAGCGTGAGCAGAAGGAGGCCGACGCCATCCTGGAGACCTGGTACACGGGCACCGAAGGCGGCAACGCGATCAGCGATGTGCTGTTTGGCGACTACAACCCTTCGGGCAAGCTGCCGATCTCGTTCCCGCGCTCGGTCGGGCAAATCCCCACTTATTACAACCACGCCCGCCTGGGCCGGCCCTTCACCGAAGGCAAGCCGGGCAACTACACGTCGCAGTATTTCGAGGAAGTCACCGGTCCGCTGTACCCGTTCGGCTATGGCCTGAGCTATACCGATTTCGCGCTGTCCGAGGTGGTGCTGTCCAGCCGCACCATGGCGCGCGGCGGCCAGATCGAGGCGGCGGTGACGGTGAAGAACACCGGCCAGCGCGCGGGCGAGACCGTGGTGCAGCTCTACATCCAGGATGTGGCCGCTTCGGTGGTGCGCCCGGTCAAGGAACTCAAGGACTTCCGCAAGGTGATGCTGCAGCCCGGCGAAGAGCGCGTGCTGCGCTTCCCGGTCACGGAGGAGCAGCTCAAGTTCTTCAATGCCCGCCTGCAGCATGTGGCCGAGCCTGGCCGCTTCAACGTGCAGATCGGCCTGGACTCGCAGACCGTGCGCGAGCAGGGCTTCGAGCTGCAATAAAAGAAGGGGTGTGCTCGATGGCCGTTGCTTCGGAGGTGCTGCGCGACTTGTGGACTCAGGCGGCCTTGCCGCCTGAGGCGCTGGCTTGCGCGACGTTGACGGGCGCAGACCCCGTGCTGCCGTCGTCGTTCGCCGTGGGCACGGCGGCGCAGGCCAGCATCGCAGCCGCCGCCCTGGCGGCTTGCGAACTGGGCCACCAGCGCGGGGCACCGCGCCAGCGGGTGGGCGTGGACATGGCGCATGCCAGCACCGAATGCACGGGCTGGTTCAGCCTGGATGGCGAAGTGCCCGATCTGTGGGATGCGTTCTCGGGCCTGTACCGCTGCGCGGACGGGCACGTGCGCATCCATGCCAACTTTGCGCACCACCGCGACGGCGCGCTGCGGCTGCTGGGGCTGGACCCGGCGCAGGCCACGCGTGCCGATGCCGAGGCGGCGCTGATGGCGTGGAAGGCGCTGGATTTCGAATCCGCCGCAGCGGCGGCCGGCCTGGTGGCCACCGCGCTGCGCAGCTTTGCGCAGTGGGACGCCACACCCCAGGGCCAGGCCGTGGCGGCACAGCCGCTGTTCACCATCGAGCGCATCGGCGATGCACCGCCGCGGGCCTTGCCGCCCTTGTCGGCCGGGCAGCGGCCTCTGGAGGGCGTGCGCGTGCTGGACCTGACGCGCATCCTGGCCGGCCCGGTGGGCGGCAAGGCGCTGGCGGCCTACGGGGCGGATGTG from Paracidovorax wautersii includes:
- the bglX gene encoding beta-glucosidase BglX; translation: MKKSWVFVLVAGWGALAASAQQAPATNLLSDKKAFVADLVGRMTLQEKIGQLRLISIGPEMPIAQLADEITAGRVGGTFNSVNRPDNRRLQDAAMKGRLKIPMFFAYDVIHGHRTTFPIGLGLASSWDMAAVETMARTAAREAAADSIDMTFAPMVDIARDPRWGRTSEGFGEDPHLVSQIARATVKGFQGTLPVPADRIMASVKHFAMYGAVEGGRDYNTVDMSPMRMYQDYLPPYKAAIDAGAGGVMVALNSINGVPATSNTWLMQDLLRKDWGFKGVTVSDHGAIVELTRHGVAHDEREAAKLAIQTGIDMSMADSVYLKELPGLVQSGEVRMQEIDNAVTEVLGAKYDMGLFHNPYLRIGEAKDDPVDLKADSRLDRPAARDVARKSIVLLENRNRTLPLAKNASIALVGPLADAPIDMLGSWSAAGYDKLAVTLRTGLNAAVGQSGGRVAYARGANITNDEKIVEYLNFLNWDAPEVTQDKRTPAEMIQEAVKVAQRSDVIVAAVGEARGMSHESSSRTSLDLPQSQRDLIAALKATGKPLVLVLMNGRPLALQREQKEADAILETWYTGTEGGNAISDVLFGDYNPSGKLPISFPRSVGQIPTYYNHARLGRPFTEGKPGNYTSQYFEEVTGPLYPFGYGLSYTDFALSEVVLSSRTMARGGQIEAAVTVKNTGQRAGETVVQLYIQDVAASVVRPVKELKDFRKVMLQPGEERVLRFPVTEEQLKFFNARLQHVAEPGRFNVQIGLDSQTVREQGFELQ
- a CDS encoding CoA transferase, which gives rise to MAVASEVLRDLWTQAALPPEALACATLTGADPVLPSSFAVGTAAQASIAAAALAACELGHQRGAPRQRVGVDMAHASTECTGWFSLDGEVPDLWDAFSGLYRCADGHVRIHANFAHHRDGALRLLGLDPAQATRADAEAALMAWKALDFESAAAAAGLVATALRSFAQWDATPQGQAVAAQPLFTIERIGDAPPRALPPLSAGQRPLEGVRVLDLTRILAGPVGGKALAAYGADVMLVNAPHLPNIAAIAETSRGKRSVHVDLRSAGGRAAMQRLLAEAHVWIQGYRPGGLQALGYGPDTVAQQRPGIVYVSLTAYGTQGPWATRRGFDSLVQTAMGFNQAEGEAMGDGRPKPLPLQILDEATGYLIAFGAAAALRRQQREGGSWHVQVSLAQTGHWLRTLGRVPHGLRAQAPDRTPWLETSASGFGVLRSVRHSAVLERTPAGWTRPAVPPRTDAPAWT